From Streptomyces griseorubiginosus, one genomic window encodes:
- a CDS encoding aminoglycoside phosphotransferase family protein, producing MDEVAVVVAHSERATLRVGDVFLKVDADRTRLERETEAMSLAPVPTPEVLWCKPPVLAVAALPGTTLGRLGGPSTGSPAAWAAAGATIRKLHDAPLPPRPGRAGRDVVALAAELDAECAALVAHGVLPADLVTRNRQVAEAALRPWAPSFTHGDLQIEHVFVDGDEVTGIIDWSEAGRGDALYDLATFTLGHEEHLDDVLAGYGRDIDLDVIHAWWSLRSLLIVRWLSEHGFDPFAPGCEVDVLTSRM from the coding sequence ATGGATGAGGTCGCAGTCGTCGTCGCCCATTCCGAACGTGCGACGCTGCGCGTCGGCGACGTCTTCCTGAAGGTGGACGCCGATCGGACGCGCCTGGAGCGCGAGACCGAGGCGATGTCCCTCGCGCCGGTCCCGACTCCGGAGGTTCTGTGGTGCAAGCCGCCGGTGCTCGCGGTCGCCGCGCTCCCGGGGACGACGCTCGGGCGCCTGGGCGGGCCGTCGACCGGGTCGCCGGCGGCCTGGGCTGCGGCGGGCGCCACCATCCGGAAGCTGCACGACGCTCCGCTGCCGCCCCGGCCGGGTCGGGCCGGCCGGGACGTCGTCGCGCTGGCGGCGGAACTCGACGCCGAGTGCGCGGCGCTCGTGGCGCACGGCGTCCTGCCCGCCGACCTGGTCACCCGCAACCGGCAGGTCGCCGAGGCCGCGCTCCGGCCGTGGGCGCCGTCGTTCACCCACGGCGACCTGCAGATCGAGCACGTCTTCGTCGACGGCGACGAGGTCACGGGCATCATCGACTGGTCCGAGGCGGGCCGGGGTGACGCCCTGTACGACCTCGCCACCTTCACGCTCGGACACGAGGAGCACCTCGACGACGTCCTCGCCGGCTACGGCAGGGACATCGACCTCGACGTGATCCACGCGTGGTGGTCCTTGCGGAGCCTGCTGATCGTCCGCTGGCTGAGCGAGCACGGCTTCGACCCGTTCGCCCCGGGCTGCGAGGTCGACGTGCTGACATCCCGGATGTGA
- a CDS encoding DUF6629 family protein, translated as MCWSATADLVAGAAITSVGVACVARTRRPRDLPLAALPLLLGAHQLVEARVWHTGGGTGAATLAWAVIALPVLALWVPLGVWCASARRARRRVTATVLVGTVTAGFLAYGLATRPVRAEIRGHTMAYVIGLPQAQLLVAAYLVATVGALLLSGDPRLTLLGVLAAAGALVCWLLWRLEFVSTWCALAAVCSVVLYGWVRRGPAPRALPAWDARH; from the coding sequence ATGTGCTGGAGTGCGACAGCCGACCTCGTGGCGGGTGCGGCCATCACCTCCGTCGGTGTGGCCTGCGTGGCCCGGACCCGACGGCCCCGGGATCTTCCGCTGGCCGCACTGCCCCTGCTGCTCGGCGCCCACCAACTGGTCGAGGCCCGGGTCTGGCACACCGGTGGCGGAACCGGCGCGGCCACCCTCGCCTGGGCCGTCATCGCCCTTCCCGTCCTCGCGCTGTGGGTGCCCCTCGGGGTGTGGTGCGCCTCCGCGCGCCGAGCGAGACGCCGGGTGACCGCGACCGTGCTGGTGGGGACGGTGACGGCCGGGTTCCTCGCGTACGGCCTCGCGACCCGCCCGGTCCGGGCCGAGATCCGCGGCCACACCATGGCCTACGTCATCGGACTGCCCCAAGCCCAACTGCTCGTCGCCGCCTACCTGGTGGCCACGGTCGGCGCCCTGCTGCTCTCCGGCGACCCCCGGCTCACCCTGCTCGGCGTCCTGGCAGCAGCGGGCGCCCTGGTGTGCTGGCTGCTGTGGCGGCTGGAGTTCGTGTCGACCTGGTGCGCGCTCGCGGCGGTCTGCTCGGTGGTGCTGTACGGCTGGGTGCGCCGAGGCCCGGCACCGCGGGCCCTTCCGGCGTGGGACGCCCGGCACTGA
- a CDS encoding LacI family DNA-binding transcriptional regulator, translating to MNVTGHTRSPASIRDVAAAAGVSYQTVSRVINGHPSVKQSTRERVLAAIDELGFRRNATALALARGRSRAVTVLTANTTHYGYASILQGVEESARAAAYSVGVGVLESADQAAVTAEVQRAADAGGGLVVIAYDPAGVRALEAVPAGVPVVGIVETPASPPTDNRPWVWTDDREAEYEATRHLLSLGHETVHYVAIPSSTRRTGARTSGWRQALKEAGAAQPLPVQGSWGPAGGHAAGLKLAKDPSVTAILCGNDDLALGVLRALHEAGRSVPGEVSVAGFDDAPHSAYLTPSLTTVRLDFTGLGRAAFALLHGVLEESAPIAPHPVSVPELVVRESSGRPSA from the coding sequence ATGAATGTGACCGGTCACACCCGCAGTCCGGCAAGCATCCGTGATGTCGCCGCGGCCGCCGGGGTCTCCTACCAGACGGTCTCCCGGGTGATCAACGGTCACCCGAGCGTCAAGCAGTCCACCCGCGAACGCGTCCTCGCCGCCATCGACGAGCTGGGCTTCCGTCGCAACGCCACCGCGCTCGCCCTGGCCAGGGGACGCAGCAGGGCCGTGACCGTGCTCACCGCCAACACCACGCACTACGGCTACGCCTCGATCCTCCAGGGCGTCGAGGAGTCCGCCCGCGCCGCAGCCTACTCCGTGGGCGTGGGCGTCCTCGAGTCCGCCGACCAGGCCGCCGTCACCGCCGAGGTGCAGCGCGCCGCCGACGCGGGCGGCGGGCTCGTGGTGATCGCCTACGACCCGGCGGGCGTCCGGGCCCTGGAGGCGGTCCCGGCCGGGGTTCCGGTCGTCGGCATCGTCGAGACCCCGGCGAGCCCGCCCACGGACAACCGGCCGTGGGTGTGGACCGACGACCGCGAGGCCGAGTACGAGGCGACCCGGCATCTGCTGTCCCTGGGCCACGAGACCGTGCACTACGTCGCCATCCCCTCCAGCACCCGCCGCACCGGCGCCCGCACCAGCGGCTGGCGGCAGGCCCTCAAGGAGGCCGGCGCCGCGCAACCCCTTCCCGTGCAGGGCAGTTGGGGTCCGGCGGGCGGTCACGCGGCGGGCCTCAAGCTCGCGAAGGACCCGTCGGTCACCGCGATCCTGTGCGGCAACGACGACCTGGCCCTCGGTGTGCTGCGGGCGCTGCACGAGGCGGGCCGTTCGGTGCCGGGCGAGGTCAGCGTGGCCGGGTTCGACGACGCCCCGCACTCCGCCTATCTGACGCCGTCCCTGACGACCGTACGCCTGGACTTCACCGGTCTGGGCCGGGCCGCGTTCGCCCTGCTGCACGGCGTCCTGGAGGAGTCCGCGCCGATCGCTCCGCATCCCGTGTCCGTACCGGAGCTGGTGGTCCGGGAGAGCTCGGGGCGGCCGTCGGCCTGA
- a CDS encoding glycerophosphodiester phosphodiesterase family protein, which yields MSARHVLAGLALAPVLAFSVAAPATAYDGRQLPAPKPYFDLQAHRGGLGMTTEESLEGFGKALRLGVSTLELDTHVTKDRKVVVNHDRQISAVKCRDTGPVTPDDPMYPYVGKYIKDLTLAQIRTLDCGYQQLPGFPEQQVVKGFRMVELKDVLNLVKRYRAHQVTLNIETKVEAGAPEQTAARGLFVRRVYEEIHRSGIEHQVTIQSFDWGALKAMHALAPTWPLVALTNYDFLQVGRPGASPWLGGIDADDYGGDFVRAAATVPGVRALSPNYGFPQNGKVGDPGFRFYADRTMVREAHARGLKVIPWTCDDPATVEALMDMGVDGVITDYPNRVRQIMADRGMRLPRPYRPR from the coding sequence ATGTCCGCACGACATGTCCTCGCCGGCCTGGCGCTGGCGCCGGTGCTCGCGTTCTCGGTGGCGGCGCCCGCGACGGCGTACGACGGCCGCCAACTGCCCGCGCCGAAGCCGTACTTCGATCTCCAGGCCCACCGCGGCGGCCTCGGCATGACGACCGAGGAGTCCCTGGAGGGCTTCGGCAAGGCGCTGCGGCTCGGGGTGTCCACGCTGGAGCTGGACACCCATGTCACCAAGGACCGCAAGGTCGTCGTCAATCACGACCGGCAGATCAGCGCGGTCAAGTGCCGTGACACGGGGCCGGTGACGCCGGACGACCCGATGTATCCGTATGTCGGCAAGTACATCAAGGATCTGACGCTCGCTCAGATCAGGACACTGGACTGCGGATACCAGCAACTGCCCGGGTTCCCCGAGCAGCAGGTCGTCAAGGGCTTCCGGATGGTGGAGCTGAAGGACGTCCTGAACCTGGTCAAGAGGTACCGCGCCCACCAGGTCACGCTGAACATCGAGACGAAGGTCGAGGCGGGCGCTCCCGAACAGACCGCAGCGCGTGGGCTGTTCGTGCGGCGCGTGTACGAGGAGATCCACCGTTCCGGCATCGAGCACCAGGTCACCATCCAGTCCTTCGACTGGGGCGCGCTGAAGGCGATGCACGCGCTCGCCCCGACCTGGCCCCTGGTCGCGCTCACCAACTACGACTTCCTCCAGGTCGGCCGACCGGGCGCGTCCCCCTGGCTCGGCGGGATCGACGCCGACGACTACGGCGGCGACTTCGTGCGGGCCGCCGCGACCGTCCCCGGCGTCAGGGCCCTCTCCCCCAACTACGGGTTCCCGCAGAACGGCAAGGTCGGCGACCCCGGCTTCCGCTTCTACGCCGACCGCACGATGGTCCGGGAGGCCCACGCCCGCGGCCTGAAGGTCATCCCGTGGACCTGCGACGACCCGGCCACCGTGGAGGCGCTCATGGACATGGGCGTCGACGGCGTCATCACCGACTATCCGAATCGCGTACGGCAGATCATGGCCGACCGCGGGATGCGGCTGCCCCGGCCGTACCGGCCCCGCTGA